A window of Dehalococcoidia bacterium contains these coding sequences:
- a CDS encoding MoaD/ThiS family protein: MKINLQYDRLTGKSINAEKFKNDSQIEVPDRCNVRDLITLLEAPKERRESLLVHVNGEPAWNITILKENDSVKLFLMLGGG; encoded by the coding sequence ATGAAGATCAACCTCCAATATGACAGGTTAACCGGCAAATCGATCAACGCCGAGAAATTTAAAAACGATTCACAAATAGAGGTGCCCGACAGGTGCAACGTACGTGACCTGATCACGTTGCTGGAGGCGCCCAAAGAGCGCAGGGAATCTCTGCTTGTCCACGTGAACGGCGAGCCCGCATGGAACATCACCATTTTAAAGGAAAACGATTCGGTGAAGCTGTTCCTGATGCTCGGCGGCGGTTGA
- a CDS encoding xanthine dehydrogenase family protein molybdopterin-binding subunit, translating to MKKESEIQTERMIEMFDNLKSDKYPLKEYKYVGERGPRRIDGPPKAMGAADYCMDIQLPGMLHMRFLMSPYPHAKILRMDTGKAEKLPGVRYVLRYDDPEIPESANLGNIAGSFGNDRPLSGVAHFEGELIGAAVAAETEAIAEEALSLIEVDWEERPFNLDPVAASDPSAPLSFPERYIDGNHWNRGFFDTISKGDTSKGFAEADRVIEFKLTRAAHTWIGPERPCGVFKWNGDYPEVWLKNQRGHLPKRQISTWYGGIPLNTIQVHMPYQGASFGGWSCVDWSLGGMYCAGLVSRRTKRPVKYVFNRREDFYGGSMDEGTYLIKVGFKNDGTITAVDATAYLVNAIWPVFHAGAHFSENTKVANVRSQTKSVWINKGPTVPVRCEMLPTCLTVTMVMDRVAAALGMDPVEVALKNDGCDGREMASLVDEKMERGFENRDSLRECIEKGTAEFNWDQSWHQPGARRLSNGRMHGVGFTWGQEWADSLGGGEFAIRIERGDGTATLQSLGVDHGVEAENTYCRVAADELGFRLQDVNYNSHHDPGFVRMTPGSSTNLSANAWAVRHTARILKQKILEAVTSPTAPSQRGSFAPAFPDTRTEELDIKNSVIFMKSDPSRRMPISEYVKHGGPTGPITATEILGARTAFTEPLYAVGYHAQEGGYSPLSPRSRFCRQAHFMEIEVDTETGEITVTRVVNVNDVGRAINPMSCEGQQYGGTVMGVGRAKFEEIIHDPVTGVMLNGNLLDYKIATTLDTGPISTILVETGMGYGPYGSTGIGEDIGTVIPGLMAPAVYNAIGVWIEDFPITPDKVLKALGKI from the coding sequence GTGAAAAAAGAATCAGAGATACAGACAGAACGAATGATTGAGATGTTCGACAACCTCAAGTCGGACAAATATCCGCTCAAAGAGTACAAATATGTTGGAGAAAGAGGCCCGCGCAGAATAGACGGCCCTCCCAAGGCAATGGGAGCGGCAGATTACTGCATGGATATACAGTTGCCGGGCATGCTGCATATGCGTTTTCTCATGTCGCCCTACCCGCACGCGAAGATACTAAGAATGGATACCGGCAAGGCTGAGAAGCTGCCGGGCGTGAGATATGTGCTGCGCTATGACGACCCGGAGATCCCCGAATCAGCAAACCTCGGTAACATCGCAGGTTCTTTCGGTAACGACAGGCCGCTGTCTGGCGTAGCCCACTTTGAGGGAGAGTTGATAGGCGCTGCGGTGGCGGCTGAGACAGAGGCCATCGCTGAGGAGGCGCTCTCACTAATAGAGGTCGACTGGGAGGAACGGCCCTTCAATCTGGATCCGGTGGCGGCCAGCGACCCGTCGGCGCCTCTCAGTTTTCCCGAGCGCTATATCGACGGTAACCACTGGAACCGCGGTTTCTTCGATACCATTTCAAAAGGGGATACGTCAAAGGGTTTCGCCGAGGCGGACAGGGTTATCGAGTTCAAGCTTACACGCGCAGCCCATACCTGGATCGGCCCCGAGAGGCCCTGCGGAGTTTTTAAATGGAACGGCGACTATCCGGAGGTATGGTTGAAAAATCAGCGCGGGCACCTTCCCAAACGCCAGATATCGACCTGGTACGGTGGCATACCTTTGAACACCATCCAGGTCCATATGCCGTACCAGGGCGCGAGCTTCGGCGGCTGGTCCTGCGTCGACTGGAGCCTGGGCGGCATGTACTGCGCAGGCCTTGTATCCAGGAGGACCAAAAGGCCCGTCAAGTATGTATTCAACCGACGCGAGGATTTCTACGGCGGCTCCATGGACGAAGGTACATATTTAATCAAAGTGGGATTCAAGAACGACGGCACGATCACCGCGGTCGATGCTACGGCCTACCTCGTCAACGCCATCTGGCCGGTTTTCCACGCCGGAGCGCATTTCAGCGAAAACACTAAAGTAGCCAATGTGAGAAGCCAAACCAAATCGGTCTGGATCAATAAGGGGCCCACGGTCCCCGTGCGCTGCGAGATGCTGCCCACCTGCCTGACCGTGACGATGGTAATGGACCGCGTCGCGGCCGCGCTGGGTATGGATCCCGTTGAAGTGGCGCTGAAAAACGACGGCTGCGACGGCCGCGAAATGGCCTCGCTTGTTGATGAAAAAATGGAACGCGGTTTTGAGAATCGCGATAGCCTGAGGGAGTGCATCGAGAAGGGCACAGCGGAATTCAATTGGGACCAGTCCTGGCATCAACCGGGCGCGCGCAGACTATCGAACGGTAGAATGCACGGCGTCGGGTTCACCTGGGGGCAGGAATGGGCGGACTCGCTGGGCGGCGGAGAGTTCGCCATACGCATAGAGCGGGGAGACGGAACAGCCACCCTGCAATCGCTGGGCGTAGACCACGGCGTGGAAGCAGAGAATACATACTGCCGCGTAGCGGCGGACGAGCTCGGTTTCCGTCTGCAGGACGTCAACTACAACTCACATCACGATCCAGGCTTTGTCAGAATGACTCCGGGCTCCTCCACCAACCTGTCAGCCAACGCCTGGGCGGTGCGCCATACGGCCAGGATACTAAAACAGAAGATACTGGAGGCTGTCACCAGCCCGACGGCGCCCTCCCAGCGCGGCAGCTTTGCTCCCGCCTTCCCCGATACCAGGACTGAAGAGCTGGATATAAAAAACAGCGTGATTTTCATGAAGTCCGATCCTTCCCGGCGAATGCCCATCTCTGAATATGTTAAGCACGGTGGACCCACCGGACCGATAACAGCAACAGAGATACTCGGGGCGAGGACCGCGTTTACTGAACCCCTGTATGCGGTCGGATACCACGCTCAGGAGGGCGGCTACAGCCCCCTCAGTCCCAGGTCGCGGTTCTGCCGCCAGGCCCACTTCATGGAGATCGAGGTAGATACCGAGACCGGTGAGATCACCGTCACCAGGGTGGTCAACGTCAACGACGTGGGCAGGGCCATAAATCCAATGAGTTGCGAGGGGCAGCAGTACGGCGGCACGGTCATGGGAGTGGGCAGGGCCAAATTCGAAGAAATAATACACGATCCGGTGACCGGCGTGATGCTCAACGGTAATTTGCTCGACTATAAAATAGCCACCACGCTTGATACAGGCCCTATATCGACAATACTGGTGGAGACCGGCATGGGCTATGGACCATATGGATCAACAGGAATCGGCGAGGACATCGGAACCGTTATACCCGGCTTGATGGCGCCAGCAGTCTACAACGCCATCGGGGTCTGGATCGAAGACTTCCCCATCACTCCTGATAAGGTGCTGAAAGCCCTGGGGAAAATCTGA